One genomic window of Falco cherrug isolate bFalChe1 chromosome 20, bFalChe1.pri, whole genome shotgun sequence includes the following:
- the BRCA1 gene encoding breast cancer type 1 susceptibility protein isoform X1 → MDFSVIAIGDVQNVLSAMWKNLECPICLDVVEEPVSTKCDHVFCRFCMFKLFSRKKKGVVQCPLCKTEVTKRSLRENARFKQLIEALLETIYAFELDTGVKFLNSHHVPKTSTEATATESLCKESSVIQSKVFRNRKRSAKENGQENCTLEANVDTQLTNTRVKGCPLRNKTQKRGSQKGIYIEFGSDSSEELFKQASNIGLEDKAALQTSSEEKLEELKNAEKGKEYSCNNQPDMLGAKEVILPNVVGEVDFSKENLSKKNTWSITENAKPGQVNMTEYQSSPSNVLALDLLAEQCDRIGNASPLRNGDTSSFKITEEMDAEQTQCNSKSKEFDLKDSSGRNLDKSKEIDTVVQSVEAVEVQEPENESFHEKELPVEKLLQPETLPCATLNRVSRKRLKQSIQKVNEWFSKSNEILSSNSSQDDSAGATDASGEGDASLSDKDSCISEKTDPMVDSMEVAVVEGNKRWSKQTADSIKDKIFGKTYKRERKSNTPVTVRDILPTTTTKKEDVAKEKSLTNSSKDGLKRKRKNASFLQPEDFIKKKDTEKADRCAQSVNWHLGDAEKKRCDEGSAVNESHLSNREDNMLAELEQGGGSLWKKATEGVTGKHCDGELEQSNGDQKSTKKSSAAKRCRRSSRTMCALQLVVDRSSVSPDSAEPQIDSYPSSDEPGKADSEQRQVRRSRRLQLLSEEMAKETGKGAVTKGARKYDSDCEGSVFGVQSNVLVHTSECKDLCEPQGTLSYKPLGKLKRSHLEAAEEQIGLKNSSDTAEIAKSLFNPTPSCQHSNCNSFVADTGSQEGEILGSPFLAQSPSMTVVQTASHPTEEPTESCATSPQDSGHDTQNVPGDFRTKKSPVAKNVLELTKEAEDSELDTQYLRNIFRHSKRLSFSLYPAHVKACAVEDAASETLKISCTDQVEDKHRKYLQTENLQEEKTAESLSRVCEKEKLKTYESACVSPMTCSVSSAEGLHTGEHKADTSQAESQGNLTPLRVGTARTEDKNRSQQEQGNEKTLSTDVGIESEVRQNPSKSNRTPSDQSNTDEHAFKRTDLNTVTEICLSSASSQAGKVKAVHSKGPMLHFQSRSTVCAATCQERSAEFSYEVISEKCSKSERKQVKGVEGQASQTTSIGIPECLVTEALEEPLKGNGDFSGSSETPDGLLCSDVEENISFSETDRGERSAVFVKSDTALVKELHNSNVSSKPRPRGIRRSRRARKLQSSDEECSEDEDLPCFQTLINGKSVSTPLGISKQVTPEKESSVSPVTSPRDGSHDDNNMQKMPEAAPSDGCASPSQESECSVNLFSSQSNMSQESIDEAQEPKKPLIQGHTSKQVSNVKESTTFQGCNRGLKRSKTNFKEECQEDPNMGTNLGQGSGYDSENSYVEDSCEPFSQGEILTTQEKNVMQSNLKKLQHEMAVLEAVLQQHGSQDCGFSPIHRELPHSSGKGILGMEQMQQGRGAKSTSEGNFENHKGRSSEGLSANDLHDMPSDSLNNKTKELEKERSPELLLPSSKSRSLKRLHLEKGLQCDSMPKNKAHSEKTKPVQEAVQEYSHCQLEAENADEQKSGTRLNSSSVLSNLCGNVTRIPNNSSSSVRLLNPRTEEATISSVVAQKANKSCAQEHKLKRSVCLPLSALHNAAGKENTTSPGVTNRKEMSIVASGLNQSENLLVQKFARKTQSTLSNHITEGTTHVIIKTDQELVCERTLKYFLGIAGRKWVVSYQWVIQSFTEGRILNEEDFEVRGDVINGRNHQGPRRARQSLTEKIFKDFEICCYGPFIDMTTEHLEWMVELCGATVVKQPHLFSHTANSTAVVVVQPDAWMENTDYRAIQRKNNVAMVTREWVLDSVACYECQELDAYLVS, encoded by the exons ATGGACTTTTCTGTGATTGCTATTGGAGATGtacaaaatgttctttcagcTATGTGGAAGAACTTGGAGTGCCCAATATG tttGGACGTGGTAGAAGAGCCAGTTTCAACAAAATGTGATCATGTATTCTGCAG attCTGCATGTTTAAGCTCttcagtagaaagaaaaaaggtgtgGTACAGTGTCCTCTGTGTAAGACTGAAGTTACCAAGAG AAGTCTGAGAGAAAATGCCAGATTTAAGCAACTAATTGAAGCATTGTTGGAAACTATCTATGCGTTTGAGCTTGACACTGGAGTAAAGT ttttaaacagTCATCACGTTCCTAAAACATCCACAGAAGCCACTGCTACTGAGTCCCTGTGTAAAGAAAGTTCTGTCATCCAAAGTAAGGTcttcagaaacaggaaaagaagtgCTAAAGAAAATGGACAAGAAAACTGCACCTTG GAAGCTAATGTGGATACACAGCTTACAAACACCAGGGTCAAAGGGTGTCCactaagaaacaaaacccagaaacgTGGCTCTCAGAAAGGGATTTATATAGAGTTTG gCTCCGATTCATCTGAGGAGCTTTTTAAACAGGCAAGCAATATTGG ATTAGAAGACAAAGCAGCACTTCAGACTTCATCTGAAGAAAAGCTAGAAGAACTTAAGAATgctgagaaagggaaagaatattCTTGCAATAATCAGCCTGACATGCTGGGTGCTAAAGAAGTAATTCTACCAAATGTCGTAG GTGAAGTTGATTTCTCGAAGGAAAACTTGAGCAAGAAAAACACTTGGAGCATCACTGAAAATGCCAAACCTGGCCAAGTGAATATGACTGAATATCAGAGTTCTCCTTCGAATGTTCTTGCCCTAGACCTACTTGCAGAGCAGTGTGACAGAATAGGTAATGCCAGTCCCTTAAGAAATGGCGACACATCTTCCTTTAAGATCACAGAAGAAATGGATGCAGAGCAAACTCAGTGCAATAGTAAAAGCAAAGAGTTTGACTTAAAAGATAGCTCAGGGAGGAACTTggataaaagcaaagaaatagaTACTGTTGTACAAAGTGTGGAAGCTGTGGAAGTACAGGAACCTGAGAATGAGTCTTTCCATGAAAAAGAACTTCCTGTGGAGAAACTACTTCAGCCAGAGACACTTCCCTGTGCTACCCTGAATCGAGTCTCCAGGAAGAGACTGAAGCAAAGCATTCAGAAAGTCAATGAATGGTTTTCAAAAAGCAACGAGATTCTATCTTCCAATTCTTCCCAGGATGATTCTGCTGGAGCAACTGATGCTTCAGGTGAAGGAGATGCATCTTTATCAGATAAAGattcctgtatttcagaaaagactgACCCTATGGTAGATTCCATGGAAGTTGCAGTGGTTGAAGGAAACAAGAGATGgtcaaaacaaacagcagatagcatcaaagacaaaatatttgggaaaacaTACAAGAGAGAGAGGAAGTCAAATACCCCTGTTACTGTAAGAGACATTTTACCTACTACTActacaaaaaaggaagatgtgGCCAAGGAGAAGAGCTTGACTAATTCCAGCAAAGATGGACTAAAGCGAAAAAGGAAGAATGCCAGTTTCCTACAACCAGAGGATTTCATCAAGAAAAAGGATACAGAAAAGGCAGATAGGTGCGCTCAAAGTGTTAACTGGCACCTTGGAgatgctgaaaagaaaagatgtgatGAAGGCTCTGCTGTTAATGAGAGTCACCTCTCTAATAGAGAGGATAATATGCTAGCAGAACTTGAGCAAGGAGGAGGATCCCTGTGGAAAAAAGCAACTGAAGGGGTGACTGGCAAGCACTGTGATGGGGAGCTAGAACAGAGTAATGGTGATCagaaaagcactaaaaaaagTTCTGCAGCAAAAAGATGCAGGCGATCTAGTAGAACCATGTGTGCTCTACAGTTAGTAGTCGATAGAAGTTCTGTTTCCCCTGATTCTGCTGAGCCACAGATTGATAGCTATCCAAGCAGTGACGAACCAGGGAAAGCTGATTCTGAGCAAAGACAAGTCAGGCGCAGCAGGAGGCTTCAGTTACTTTCTGaagaaatggcaaaagaaaCAGGTAAAGGAGCAGTAACTAAGGGAGCAAGAAAGTATGACAGCGATTGTGAAGGGTCTGTCTTTGGAGTCCAAAGCAATGTGCTAGTTCACACTTCTGAATGCAAAGACCTCTGTGAGCCCCAGGGTACTCTGAGCTACAAGCCACTCGGGAAGCTGAAGCGTAGCCATCTGgaagcagctgaagaacagaTCGGTCTAAAGAATTCATCTGACACTGCAGAAATTGCGAAAAGTCTCTTCAATCCTACACCTTCATGTCAGCATTCAAATTGTAATTCCTTTGTAGCTGATACAGGTTCGCAAGAAGGTGAAATACTAGGCAGCCCTTTCCTCGCACAGTCTCCTTCAATGACTGTTGTGCAAACTGCTTCCCACCCAACTGAAGAGCCGACTGAATCATGTGCTACTAGTCCCCAGGACAGCGGGCATGATACACAAAATGTTCCAGGGGACTTCAGAACCAAAAAGTCACCAGTGgctaaaaatgttttggaattgACCAAGGAAGCTGAAGATAGCGAGTTAGACACACAGTATCTGCGAAATATATTTAGGCATTCAAAACGTCTATCATTTAGCCTTTATCCTGCTCACGTGAAGGCATGTGCAGTAGaagatgctgcttctgaaacttTAAAGATATCCTGTACTGATCAGGTAGAAGATAAGCATAGGAAatatttacaaacagaaaacttgcaagaagagaaaactgctgaaagCTTGAGTAGGGTTtgtgagaaagagaagcttAAAACCTATGAATCTGCTTGTGTTAGTCCTATGACTTGTTCTGTCAGCAGCGCTGAAGGTTTGCACACAGGGGAACATAAAGCAGATACTTCGCAAGCTGAAAGTCAAGGGAATCTGACACCGCTAAGAGTGGGCACTGCTAGGACTGAAGACAAAAACAGATCGCAACAAgaacagggaaatgaaaagacACTGTCAACTGACGTAGGGATAGAAAGTGAGGTGAGACAGAATCCAAGCAAAAGTAACAGAACCCCAAGTGATCAGAGTAATACAGATGAGCACGCTTTcaaaagaacagatttaaaCACAGTCACTGAAATATGCCTCAGTTCAGCAAGCAGTCAAGCAGGAAAGGTCAAAGCTGTTCACAGCAAAGGACCAATGCTACATTTTCAGTCCAGATCAACAGTTTGTGCTGCAACTTGTCAGGAAAGGTCTGCTGAATTCAGCTATGAAGTCATCAGTGAAAAATGTAGCAAAAGcgaaagaaaacaagtaaagGGGGTTGAAGGGCAAGCAAGCCAAACTACTAGCATAGGGATACCTGAGTGTTTAGTCACAGAGGCTCTAGAAGAACCTCTTAAAGGGAATGGTGATTTTTCAGGTTCATCTGAAACCCCTGATGGCTTATTGTGCTCTGACGTTGAAGAGAACAtcagcttttctgaaactgaTAGGGGAGAGAGATCTGCTGTGTTTGTGAAAAGTGATACCGCCCTGGTCAAAGAACTACACAACAGTAATGTTAGTTCTAAGCCGAGACCTCGAGGTATTCGGAGATCTCGAAGAGCACGGAAACTGCAGTCTTCAGATGAAGAATGTAGTGAAGATGAAGATTTACCATGTTTTCAGACATTAATAAATGGCAAATCAGTAAGCACGCCTTTGGGGATCAGTAAACAAGTGACACCTGAGAAAGAGTCTTCAGTAAGTCCTGTCACATCACCTCGTGATGGAAGTCATGATGACAACAACATGCAGAAAATGCCTGAAGCTGCCCCAAGCGATGGATGTGCTTCACCAAGCCAGGAGTCAGAATGCTCAGTcaacttattttcttcccagtccAACATGTCTCAAGAATCCATCGATGAAGCACAAGAGCCAAAGAAACCTTTAATACAAGGCCATACATCCAAACAAGTGAGCAATGTGAAGGAGAGTACAACTTTTCAAGGTTGTAATAGAGGGctgaagagaagcaaaactAACTTCAAAGAGGAATGCCAAGAAGACCCAAACATGGGAACAAACCTAG GTCAAGGATCTGGCTATGACAGTGAAAACAGCTATGTGGAAGACTCATGTGAACCATTCTCTCAGGGTGAAATCCTTACCACACAG GAGAAGAATGTTATGCAGAGTAACCTAAAAAAACTTCAGCATGAAATGGCTGTACTTGAAGCAGTGCTACAGCAACATGGAAGTCAGGACTGTGGGTTTTCACCTATCCATAGGGAACTGCCACATTCCAGTGGCAAAGGAATACTTGGAATGGAACAAATGCAACAAGGAAGAG ggGCAAAGTCAACCTCAGaaggaaattttgaaaatcATAAAGGCAGAAGTTCAGAGGGATTGTCAGCCAATGATCTCCATGATATGCCAAGTGATTCTCTcaacaataaaaccaaagagttagaaaaagaaag GTCTCCAGAATTGTTGCTTCCATCTTCTAAATCCCGCTCGTTAAAGAGACTACATTTGGAGAAAGGTCTTCAGTGTGACAGTATGCCGAAGAACAAAGCTCAttctgaaaagacaaaacctgTGCAGGAAGCGGTACAAGAATATAGTCATTGCCAACTTGAAGCAG aaaacgCAGATGAGCAGAAATCTGGGACCAGGCTAAACAGTTCGTCTGTCTTATCAAATCTCTGTGGCAATGTGACCAGGATTCCAAATAACTCTTCCTCTTCTGTAAGGCTTCTTAACCCTCGAACTGAAGAAGCAACAATTAGTTCTGTTGTAGCTCAGAAAGCTAATAAAAGCTGCGCTCAAGAACATAAATTGAAGAGAAGTGTGTGTCTTCCTCTGTCTGCTCTGCACAatgcagctgggaaagaaaatactacAAGTCCGGGGGTGActaacaggaaagaaatgtcaATTGTGGCATCAGGTCTGAATCAAAGTGAAAAT TTGCTGGTCCAGAAGTTTGCAAGAAAAACTCAGAGCACTTTATCCAATCACATTACTGAAGGAACAACTCATGTCATAATAAAAACAG ATCAGGAGCTGGTGTGCGAACGGACACTGAAGTACTTCCTGGGTAttgcaggaagaaaatgggTAGTTAGTTACCAGT GGGTAATTCAGTCTTTTACAGAAGGCAGGATACTGAATGAG gaggACTTTGAAGTTAGAGGAGATGTAATCAATGGGAGAAACCACCAAGGTCCTAGGAGGGCTAGACAGTCTCTGACTGAGAAG ATCTTCAAAGACTTTGAGATCTGTTGCTATGGTCCTTTCATTGATATGACTACAG AACATCTAGAATGGATGGTGGAGCTTTGTGGTGCTACCGTCGTGAAGCAACCTCATCTGTTCTCACACACAGCA AATTCTACTGCTGTCGTGGTTGTGCAGCCAGATGCTTGGATGGAAAACACAGATTATAGAG CAATCCAGCGAAAGAACAATGTTGCCATGGTGACTCGAGAGTGGGTATTAGACAGTGTTGCTTGCTATGAGTGCCAGGAGTTGGATGCTTACCTTGTGTCCTAA
- the BRCA1 gene encoding breast cancer type 1 susceptibility protein isoform X2 codes for MDFSVIAIGDVQNVLSAMWKNLECPICLDVVEEPVSTKCDHVFCRFCMFKLFSRKKKGVVQCPLCKTEVTKRSLRENARFKQLIEALLETIYAFELDTGVKFLNSHHVPKTSTEATATESLCKESSVIQSKVFRNRKRSAKENGQENCTLQEANVDTQLTNTRVKGCPLRNKTQKRGSQKGIYIEFGSDSSEELFKQASNIGLEDKAALQTSSEEKLEELKNAEKGKEYSCNNQPDMLGAKEVILPNVVGEVDFSKENLSKKNTWSITENAKPGQVNMTEYQSSPSNVLALDLLAEQCDRIGNASPLRNGDTSSFKITEEMDAEQTQCNSKSKEFDLKDSSGRNLDKSKEIDTVVQSVEAVEVQEPENESFHEKELPVEKLLQPETLPCATLNRVSRKRLKQSIQKVNEWFSKSNEILSSNSSQDDSAGATDASGEGDASLSDKDSCISEKTDPMVDSMEVAVVEGNKRWSKQTADSIKDKIFGKTYKRERKSNTPVTVRDILPTTTTKKEDVAKEKSLTNSSKDGLKRKRKNASFLQPEDFIKKKDTEKADRCAQSVNWHLGDAEKKRCDEGSAVNESHLSNREDNMLAELEQGGGSLWKKATEGVTGKHCDGELEQSNGDQKSTKKSSAAKRCRRSSRTMCALQLVVDRSSVSPDSAEPQIDSYPSSDEPGKADSEQRQVRRSRRLQLLSEEMAKETGKGAVTKGARKYDSDCEGSVFGVQSNVLVHTSECKDLCEPQGTLSYKPLGKLKRSHLEAAEEQIGLKNSSDTAEIAKSLFNPTPSCQHSNCNSFVADTGSQEGEILGSPFLAQSPSMTVVQTASHPTEEPTESCATSPQDSGHDTQNVPGDFRTKKSPVAKNVLELTKEAEDSELDTQYLRNIFRHSKRLSFSLYPAHVKACAVEDAASETLKISCTDQVEDKHRKYLQTENLQEEKTAESLSRVCEKEKLKTYESACVSPMTCSVSSAEGLHTGEHKADTSQAESQGNLTPLRVGTARTEDKNRSQQEQGNEKTLSTDVGIESEVRQNPSKSNRTPSDQSNTDEHAFKRTDLNTVTEICLSSASSQAGKVKAVHSKGPMLHFQSRSTVCAATCQERSAEFSYEVISEKCSKSERKQVKGVEGQASQTTSIGIPECLVTEALEEPLKGNGDFSGSSETPDGLLCSDVEENISFSETDRGERSAVFVKSDTALVKELHNSNVSSKPRPRGIRRSRRARKLQSSDEECSEDEDLPCFQTLINGKSVSTPLGISKQVTPEKESSVSPVTSPRDGSHDDNNMQKMPEAAPSDGCASPSQESECSVNLFSSQSNMSQESIDEAQEPKKPLIQGHTSKQVSNVKESTTFQGCNRGLKRSKTNFKEECQEDPNMGTNLGQGSGYDSENSYVEDSCEPFSQGEILTTQEKNVMQSNLKKLQHEMAVLEAVLQQHGSQDCGFSPIHRELPHSSGKGILGMEQMQQGRGAKSTSEGNFENHKGRSSEGLSANDLHDMPSDSLNNKTKELEKERSPELLLPSSKSRSLKRLHLEKGLQCDSMPKNKAHSEKTKPVQEAVQEYSHCQLEAENADEQKSGTRLNSSSVLSNLCGNVTRIPNNSSSSVRLLNPRTEEATISSVVAQKANKSCAQEHKLKRSVCLPLSALHNAAGKENTTSPGVTNRKEMSIVASGLNQSENLLVQKFARKTQSTLSNHITEGTTHVIIKTDQELVCERTLKYFLGIAGRKWVVSYQWVIQSFTEGRILNEEDFEVRGDVINGRNHQGPRRARQSLTEKIFKDFEICCYGPFIDMTTEHLEWMVELCGATVVKQPHLFSHTANSTAVVVVQPDAWMENTDYRAIQRKNNVAMVTREWVLDSVACYECQELDAYLVS; via the exons ATGGACTTTTCTGTGATTGCTATTGGAGATGtacaaaatgttctttcagcTATGTGGAAGAACTTGGAGTGCCCAATATG tttGGACGTGGTAGAAGAGCCAGTTTCAACAAAATGTGATCATGTATTCTGCAG attCTGCATGTTTAAGCTCttcagtagaaagaaaaaaggtgtgGTACAGTGTCCTCTGTGTAAGACTGAAGTTACCAAGAG AAGTCTGAGAGAAAATGCCAGATTTAAGCAACTAATTGAAGCATTGTTGGAAACTATCTATGCGTTTGAGCTTGACACTGGAGTAAAGT ttttaaacagTCATCACGTTCCTAAAACATCCACAGAAGCCACTGCTACTGAGTCCCTGTGTAAAGAAAGTTCTGTCATCCAAAGTAAGGTcttcagaaacaggaaaagaagtgCTAAAGAAAATGGACAAGAAAACTGCACCTTG CAGGAAGCTAATGTGGATACACAGCTTACAAACACCAGGGTCAAAGGGTGTCCactaagaaacaaaacccagaaacgTGGCTCTCAGAAAGGGATTTATATAGAGTTTG gCTCCGATTCATCTGAGGAGCTTTTTAAACAGGCAAGCAATATTGG ATTAGAAGACAAAGCAGCACTTCAGACTTCATCTGAAGAAAAGCTAGAAGAACTTAAGAATgctgagaaagggaaagaatattCTTGCAATAATCAGCCTGACATGCTGGGTGCTAAAGAAGTAATTCTACCAAATGTCGTAG GTGAAGTTGATTTCTCGAAGGAAAACTTGAGCAAGAAAAACACTTGGAGCATCACTGAAAATGCCAAACCTGGCCAAGTGAATATGACTGAATATCAGAGTTCTCCTTCGAATGTTCTTGCCCTAGACCTACTTGCAGAGCAGTGTGACAGAATAGGTAATGCCAGTCCCTTAAGAAATGGCGACACATCTTCCTTTAAGATCACAGAAGAAATGGATGCAGAGCAAACTCAGTGCAATAGTAAAAGCAAAGAGTTTGACTTAAAAGATAGCTCAGGGAGGAACTTggataaaagcaaagaaatagaTACTGTTGTACAAAGTGTGGAAGCTGTGGAAGTACAGGAACCTGAGAATGAGTCTTTCCATGAAAAAGAACTTCCTGTGGAGAAACTACTTCAGCCAGAGACACTTCCCTGTGCTACCCTGAATCGAGTCTCCAGGAAGAGACTGAAGCAAAGCATTCAGAAAGTCAATGAATGGTTTTCAAAAAGCAACGAGATTCTATCTTCCAATTCTTCCCAGGATGATTCTGCTGGAGCAACTGATGCTTCAGGTGAAGGAGATGCATCTTTATCAGATAAAGattcctgtatttcagaaaagactgACCCTATGGTAGATTCCATGGAAGTTGCAGTGGTTGAAGGAAACAAGAGATGgtcaaaacaaacagcagatagcatcaaagacaaaatatttgggaaaacaTACAAGAGAGAGAGGAAGTCAAATACCCCTGTTACTGTAAGAGACATTTTACCTACTACTActacaaaaaaggaagatgtgGCCAAGGAGAAGAGCTTGACTAATTCCAGCAAAGATGGACTAAAGCGAAAAAGGAAGAATGCCAGTTTCCTACAACCAGAGGATTTCATCAAGAAAAAGGATACAGAAAAGGCAGATAGGTGCGCTCAAAGTGTTAACTGGCACCTTGGAgatgctgaaaagaaaagatgtgatGAAGGCTCTGCTGTTAATGAGAGTCACCTCTCTAATAGAGAGGATAATATGCTAGCAGAACTTGAGCAAGGAGGAGGATCCCTGTGGAAAAAAGCAACTGAAGGGGTGACTGGCAAGCACTGTGATGGGGAGCTAGAACAGAGTAATGGTGATCagaaaagcactaaaaaaagTTCTGCAGCAAAAAGATGCAGGCGATCTAGTAGAACCATGTGTGCTCTACAGTTAGTAGTCGATAGAAGTTCTGTTTCCCCTGATTCTGCTGAGCCACAGATTGATAGCTATCCAAGCAGTGACGAACCAGGGAAAGCTGATTCTGAGCAAAGACAAGTCAGGCGCAGCAGGAGGCTTCAGTTACTTTCTGaagaaatggcaaaagaaaCAGGTAAAGGAGCAGTAACTAAGGGAGCAAGAAAGTATGACAGCGATTGTGAAGGGTCTGTCTTTGGAGTCCAAAGCAATGTGCTAGTTCACACTTCTGAATGCAAAGACCTCTGTGAGCCCCAGGGTACTCTGAGCTACAAGCCACTCGGGAAGCTGAAGCGTAGCCATCTGgaagcagctgaagaacagaTCGGTCTAAAGAATTCATCTGACACTGCAGAAATTGCGAAAAGTCTCTTCAATCCTACACCTTCATGTCAGCATTCAAATTGTAATTCCTTTGTAGCTGATACAGGTTCGCAAGAAGGTGAAATACTAGGCAGCCCTTTCCTCGCACAGTCTCCTTCAATGACTGTTGTGCAAACTGCTTCCCACCCAACTGAAGAGCCGACTGAATCATGTGCTACTAGTCCCCAGGACAGCGGGCATGATACACAAAATGTTCCAGGGGACTTCAGAACCAAAAAGTCACCAGTGgctaaaaatgttttggaattgACCAAGGAAGCTGAAGATAGCGAGTTAGACACACAGTATCTGCGAAATATATTTAGGCATTCAAAACGTCTATCATTTAGCCTTTATCCTGCTCACGTGAAGGCATGTGCAGTAGaagatgctgcttctgaaacttTAAAGATATCCTGTACTGATCAGGTAGAAGATAAGCATAGGAAatatttacaaacagaaaacttgcaagaagagaaaactgctgaaagCTTGAGTAGGGTTtgtgagaaagagaagcttAAAACCTATGAATCTGCTTGTGTTAGTCCTATGACTTGTTCTGTCAGCAGCGCTGAAGGTTTGCACACAGGGGAACATAAAGCAGATACTTCGCAAGCTGAAAGTCAAGGGAATCTGACACCGCTAAGAGTGGGCACTGCTAGGACTGAAGACAAAAACAGATCGCAACAAgaacagggaaatgaaaagacACTGTCAACTGACGTAGGGATAGAAAGTGAGGTGAGACAGAATCCAAGCAAAAGTAACAGAACCCCAAGTGATCAGAGTAATACAGATGAGCACGCTTTcaaaagaacagatttaaaCACAGTCACTGAAATATGCCTCAGTTCAGCAAGCAGTCAAGCAGGAAAGGTCAAAGCTGTTCACAGCAAAGGACCAATGCTACATTTTCAGTCCAGATCAACAGTTTGTGCTGCAACTTGTCAGGAAAGGTCTGCTGAATTCAGCTATGAAGTCATCAGTGAAAAATGTAGCAAAAGcgaaagaaaacaagtaaagGGGGTTGAAGGGCAAGCAAGCCAAACTACTAGCATAGGGATACCTGAGTGTTTAGTCACAGAGGCTCTAGAAGAACCTCTTAAAGGGAATGGTGATTTTTCAGGTTCATCTGAAACCCCTGATGGCTTATTGTGCTCTGACGTTGAAGAGAACAtcagcttttctgaaactgaTAGGGGAGAGAGATCTGCTGTGTTTGTGAAAAGTGATACCGCCCTGGTCAAAGAACTACACAACAGTAATGTTAGTTCTAAGCCGAGACCTCGAGGTATTCGGAGATCTCGAAGAGCACGGAAACTGCAGTCTTCAGATGAAGAATGTAGTGAAGATGAAGATTTACCATGTTTTCAGACATTAATAAATGGCAAATCAGTAAGCACGCCTTTGGGGATCAGTAAACAAGTGACACCTGAGAAAGAGTCTTCAGTAAGTCCTGTCACATCACCTCGTGATGGAAGTCATGATGACAACAACATGCAGAAAATGCCTGAAGCTGCCCCAAGCGATGGATGTGCTTCACCAAGCCAGGAGTCAGAATGCTCAGTcaacttattttcttcccagtccAACATGTCTCAAGAATCCATCGATGAAGCACAAGAGCCAAAGAAACCTTTAATACAAGGCCATACATCCAAACAAGTGAGCAATGTGAAGGAGAGTACAACTTTTCAAGGTTGTAATAGAGGGctgaagagaagcaaaactAACTTCAAAGAGGAATGCCAAGAAGACCCAAACATGGGAACAAACCTAG GTCAAGGATCTGGCTATGACAGTGAAAACAGCTATGTGGAAGACTCATGTGAACCATTCTCTCAGGGTGAAATCCTTACCACACAG GAGAAGAATGTTATGCAGAGTAACCTAAAAAAACTTCAGCATGAAATGGCTGTACTTGAAGCAGTGCTACAGCAACATGGAAGTCAGGACTGTGGGTTTTCACCTATCCATAGGGAACTGCCACATTCCAGTGGCAAAGGAATACTTGGAATGGAACAAATGCAACAAGGAAGAG ggGCAAAGTCAACCTCAGaaggaaattttgaaaatcATAAAGGCAGAAGTTCAGAGGGATTGTCAGCCAATGATCTCCATGATATGCCAAGTGATTCTCTcaacaataaaaccaaagagttagaaaaagaaag GTCTCCAGAATTGTTGCTTCCATCTTCTAAATCCCGCTCGTTAAAGAGACTACATTTGGAGAAAGGTCTTCAGTGTGACAGTATGCCGAAGAACAAAGCTCAttctgaaaagacaaaacctgTGCAGGAAGCGGTACAAGAATATAGTCATTGCCAACTTGAAGCAG aaaacgCAGATGAGCAGAAATCTGGGACCAGGCTAAACAGTTCGTCTGTCTTATCAAATCTCTGTGGCAATGTGACCAGGATTCCAAATAACTCTTCCTCTTCTGTAAGGCTTCTTAACCCTCGAACTGAAGAAGCAACAATTAGTTCTGTTGTAGCTCAGAAAGCTAATAAAAGCTGCGCTCAAGAACATAAATTGAAGAGAAGTGTGTGTCTTCCTCTGTCTGCTCTGCACAatgcagctgggaaagaaaatactacAAGTCCGGGGGTGActaacaggaaagaaatgtcaATTGTGGCATCAGGTCTGAATCAAAGTGAAAAT TTGCTGGTCCAGAAGTTTGCAAGAAAAACTCAGAGCACTTTATCCAATCACATTACTGAAGGAACAACTCATGTCATAATAAAAACAG ATCAGGAGCTGGTGTGCGAACGGACACTGAAGTACTTCCTGGGTAttgcaggaagaaaatgggTAGTTAGTTACCAGT GGGTAATTCAGTCTTTTACAGAAGGCAGGATACTGAATGAG gaggACTTTGAAGTTAGAGGAGATGTAATCAATGGGAGAAACCACCAAGGTCCTAGGAGGGCTAGACAGTCTCTGACTGAGAAG ATCTTCAAAGACTTTGAGATCTGTTGCTATGGTCCTTTCATTGATATGACTACAG AACATCTAGAATGGATGGTGGAGCTTTGTGGTGCTACCGTCGTGAAGCAACCTCATCTGTTCTCACACACAGCA AATTCTACTGCTGTCGTGGTTGTGCAGCCAGATGCTTGGATGGAAAACACAGATTATAGAG CAATCCAGCGAAAGAACAATGTTGCCATGGTGACTCGAGAGTGGGTATTAGACAGTGTTGCTTGCTATGAGTGCCAGGAGTTGGATGCTTACCTTGTGTCCTAA